Proteins co-encoded in one Streptococcus pyogenes genomic window:
- the purE gene encoding 5-(carboxyamino)imidazole ribonucleotide mutase, protein MKTPIISIIMGSKSDWATMQKTAEVLDNFGIAYEKKVVSAHRTPDLMFKHAEEARGRGIKIIIAGAGGAAHLPGMVAAKTTLPVIGVPVKSRALSGLDSLYSIVQMPGGVPVATMAIGEAGATNAALTALRILSIEDQNLADALAHFHEEQGKIAEESSGELI, encoded by the coding sequence ATGAAAACTCCAATTATTTCTATTATCATGGGCTCCAAATCTGACTGGGCAACCATGCAAAAAACGGCTGAAGTTCTAGACAACTTTGGCATTGCTTACGAGAAGAAAGTCGTCTCTGCCCACCGTACGCCAGACCTCATGTTCAAGCATGCTGAGGAAGCACGTGGTCGTGGCATCAAAATCATCATCGCAGGAGCAGGTGGGGCAGCTCACTTGCCTGGTATGGTGGCAGCTAAAACAACGCTGCCTGTTATCGGTGTGCCTGTCAAATCACGTGCCCTTTCAGGTTTGGATTCGCTATATTCCATTGTGCAGATGCCTGGCGGTGTGCCTGTGGCAACCATGGCTATCGGAGAAGCGGGAGCGACTAACGCTGCCCTGACAGCCCTCCGTATCCTCTCTATCGAGGACCAAAATCTGGCTGATGCGCTAGCTCATTTCCATGAGGAACAAGGAAAAATCGCAGAGGAGTCAAGTGGTGAACTCATTTAA
- the purK gene encoding 5-(carboxyamino)imidazole ribonucleotide synthase — protein MNSFKTIGIIGGGQLGQMMAIAAIYMGHKVITLDPASDSPASRVSEVIVAPYDDVEALGQLAARCDVLTYEFENVDADGLDAVVSACQLPQGTDLLRISQNRIVEKDFLANKAGVTVAPYKVVTSSLDLGGLDLTKTYVLKTETGGYDGHGQKIIRSAEDLPEAQQLANSAQCVLEEFVNFDLEISVIVSGNGKDVTVFPVQENIHRNNILSKTIVPARISDQLADKAKKTAVQIAKKLQLSGTLCVEMFTTADDIIVNEIAPRPHNSGHYSIEACDFSQFDTHILGVLGAPLPQIQLHAPAVMLNVLGQHVQQATDYVAKNPSAHLHMYGKLEAKHNRKMGHVTVFAKDADEVKEF, from the coding sequence GTGAACTCATTTAAGACCATTGGGATTATCGGTGGTGGTCAGCTGGGGCAGATGATGGCCATTGCGGCTATCTATATGGGTCACAAGGTCATCACGCTGGATCCTGCTAGCGACAGCCCTGCCTCCCGCGTTAGCGAGGTAATTGTGGCGCCTTACGATGATGTTGAGGCTTTGGGACAATTGGCTGCGCGTTGCGATGTGTTGACTTATGAGTTTGAGAATGTTGATGCGGACGGTTTGGATGCCGTTGTGTCAGCTTGTCAGCTACCGCAGGGGACCGATCTGCTCCGCATTTCCCAAAACCGTATCGTTGAAAAAGACTTTCTGGCAAATAAGGCTGGTGTGACAGTCGCTCCCTATAAGGTGGTGACGTCTAGCCTTGACCTAGGGGGGCTTGATTTGACCAAGACCTATGTCCTCAAGACAGAGACAGGTGGTTATGACGGTCATGGGCAAAAGATTATCCGCTCAGCAGAAGATTTGCCAGAGGCGCAGCAATTAGCTAACTCAGCTCAGTGTGTCTTGGAAGAGTTTGTCAACTTTGACCTTGAAATCTCAGTCATCGTGTCTGGAAATGGCAAGGATGTGACGGTCTTTCCCGTTCAGGAAAATATCCACCGCAACAATATCCTGTCAAAAACCATCGTACCAGCTCGCATCTCAGATCAACTGGCTGATAAGGCTAAGAAAACGGCGGTGCAGATTGCCAAGAAACTCCAGCTGTCAGGAACTCTCTGTGTGGAAATGTTTACGACCGCAGATGATATCATTGTCAATGAAATTGCCCCACGCCCCCACAACTCAGGGCACTATTCTATCGAAGCCTGCGACTTTTCACAGTTTGACACCCACATCTTGGGTGTGTTGGGCGCACCACTTCCTCAGATTCAGCTCCACGCCCCAGCCGTCATGCTCAATGTCCTAGGACAACATGTCCAGCAGGCAACTGACTATGTTGCCAAAAACCCTAGCGCCCACCTCCACATGTATGGTAAACTAGAAGCGAAACATAACCGCAAAATGGGACATGTGACGGTGTTTGCAAAAGATGCGGATGAGGTGAAGGAGTTTTAA